Part of the Daphnia carinata strain CSIRO-1 unplaced genomic scaffold, CSIRO_AGI_Dcar_HiC_V3 NW_026453105.1, whole genome shotgun sequence genome is shown below.
TCGTAAAGTTAAGATCGGACGAGATGTACGATTTGACGAACAATTGagttcaaaacaaagaagcgGTACTGAGAGTTTTAGCGATCCAATCACCCCAGTTGAGTTTGAAGTGGGCGGGGATTTGCAAGTGTCCACTGGACGTGCCGCCGAGTTCAACTCTCTGCCTGGGGAGACTCTTGATAATGTTGAAACAACAGAAGATGCCAATGAACACGAAGAACCTTTTCATGGCTTTGAAAGTACTGATACACCAGACAACGAAACTAGAACACGTCAATCTACACGGATCATCAAAAAACCACAAAGACTGATACAAGATACAAATTTTCTAAGTTTTGATCAGCATGTCCCACAAGTCCTTGATGAACCACAAACGTACGAAGAAGCAATGAACGGCCCTCAAGCAAATCAATGGAAAATTGCAATGCAGGAAGAACTCAACTTactaaaaatcaacaacaccTGGAGGATGACCAGCCTACCACCAGAGAGGAAGCCAATCAAGAACAAATGGGTGTACAAAGTAAAGTACTCTACGGATGGACAAATCCAACGTTTCAAGGCACGCTTGGTTGCCAAAGGTTTCTCCCAGTAAGAGGGCATTGACTACAATGAGACTTATGCTCCTGTGGTTCGCCATGAGTCACTTCGGATGGTAATTTCTATTGCAGCAGCAAAAAATCTTGAAATCCTTCAACTTGATGTGAAGACGGCTTTTCTTCACGGTGACCTCAAGGAAGAACTGTACATGGAGCAGCCCGAGGGTTTCGGAGACACAAGTAGGCCAAGTGATGTCTGTCATTTACTAAAGAGTATTTATGGTTTAAAACAAGCCTCTCGTTCatggaacgaaaaatttgATCAATTTCTTAAAACCTTTGGATTTATCAAGAGCTCAGCGGATCCTTGCGTCTATTTTCAAGGCCAAGGTGAATCTGAAATGATCCTTACACTCTGGGTTGATGATGGACTGCTCTGCGGTACACACCGAGCTCTACTGAATGAAGTGGTCAGACAACTTAACAAAAACTTCGAAATCACATCAGGAGAAGTCGATTGCTTTGTTGGCATCTCTGTCAAACAAAACAGGATTCAACACACAATCCAACTTAGCCAGCCTCATTACATCAAGAGAATCCTGAAACGCTTCAAGATGGAAAACTGTGACTCAAAAGTCGTACCGGCCGATCCCTACACAATCCTCTCATCGGAAGGCAATGATGGTGAAACGGTTTGCGCCGATCAACAGTTATATCAAGAAGCAGTGGGGAGTTTGATGTTTATTATGGTATGCACTCGTCCTGACATAGCATTTGCTGTGGGGCAGGTTGCCCAATTTTGTCAGAATCCGAAGAAAGCCCATTGGAATGCAGTAAAAAGGATTATGGCTTATCTACGTGGAACCTATAACTATGGAATTGTCTACAGAGGTGACAGAGGTACGAATGAGTCGAATCGCCTGACCATCTACTCAGATGCTGACTATGCTGGCAACGTGGACACTAGGCGTTCCATATCTGGTTATCTCCTTGTGCTCAATGGAGGTCCTGTATCCTGGGCCAGTCGCAAACAACAGTGTATCTCTCTTTCGACAACGGAGGCGGAATTTGTAGCCATGTGCGAGTCAACAAAGGAATTGATATGGATGCGTCGACTACTTGCAAGTGTTGGATGTGAACAAACTGGTCCATCGACTCTCTACTGTGACAACCAGGGTGCTATCAAGTTAGTACACAATCCGGAATTTCATCGTCGGACGAAACACATTGATGTGAAGTATCATTTTATTCGCCAGCAGTTCCAAGAACGATCCGTAAATGTGGATTATGTCAACACAAAGTTTCAACTGGCAGATCTTCTCACTAAGCCCTTAGGAGGTCCTATTTTTCGGGAAATGCGGAGCAAGATTCAAGTTCTTCCATGTTCGTTTTGAGTGGggatattgaaatattgcgaTGTTTTATGCAAACCTCAAGGTTGCCGTTTAGCAACACCCAGAGTGACTGTACTGTTTTAATGTGTGAGTGACCTAAAGGGAGCATCACGTGAAAATACAAAACTCAGTTGTTGCAAAGTGAAGTATTATAGTATTCAATTTAATATTGCAACAgcaattttgttggtttgttttttagcttttttgtgaaaaaaattagtttgatTTCCCAAAGCAGCAATAACTAAAGATTCAAAGAGAAGGGCTTCGTCTCGGTTCCGTTGTTAGAGCAAAACACTGTCCGGTCCCTGTCCATTAATTTTATGCCAAATCTTGTAACATTTTCCCATAGCCATTTTCGTGAtcttaatttcaaaatacTACCTGGTCGATTGTATTTAGAATGTCATTAGCTAATGTGCGACTTCGAATCAGTTAGCACGTCAGGTGTGATTCCTTCTGCTCAAATCAATTGAAATCAGCTGTGATAGTCCAAATGGTACCGTGTTTATTGTGTATACTTGGAACGTTGAACGCTATGGCGAGGAAATCACCGTGGAAATCGAGGCGCCATCAATTGTGGAAACCACCACCGGAAGGGTTTTCGCGGAACAAATTTGATGAAATCGTGGAATATTTTATCATACGGataagatgaagatgaagagcaaGAAGGTGGGGGTTCCCATCAGTTatcttataataatagaaagataCAACTAGacaatttgaaaactatttatattttttaaatcaaaatgaaaattcaaacaaagttcattaaacgatttcttacgaaattcatttattgacACTAAAAACGAATCACTGTTCGGGACTCCCGCAACTTCTTACAAACGCAGTTTTCGTGCAGAAAGACACGTATAAAGCACTTGTGTGTGCCTCTGCTTATTGGAGCCGTGGTGGCCATCTCGTGATCCAGTTGTGAGTCGCGGTTCACAACGCATTGCGTCACCGTTACGGTTCCCGTGAGTTGAGTTTCACCCTGCTACGCCATATGAGGTGTCATCGGCATGCGTCTGGAACAAACTCATGTAATAAGGTGCTAGGCAATATTGAGACGTCTAATCATCACGATATGCCTTCAAACGGtgaagaaacaagtaaaagggCCTCTCGATGCGTTGAGATTGAGCATTGAGAACCTAACCGGATTTACACTTCTTCCATAACCGCCTTGACGAACAGTAAAGCTTGTTCAAAGTATCTGATGGCCTATAGACTAGGCTTCTTTGGGAGGGATCATCAAGTTGATAGTATCAGCTTGGTGGTGTTGGTTGATTCTCCTGTTAGAAGAAATCTACCCTAGTGGTGATGAAGTTCATCTACCTAAATTAAGTCACAGATGCTTTGGATGCGGGGCTTTAGTAGTTACGTAACGTAGCCTGTTGAAGTCAAGGAGCACTTTTTACCACTATGAATACAGGGCCTTGCGTTAAAAACCCGTGCAAGTTCAGAGACGGAAAACACTGTATTTTACGACCCTCCTGTAGTTTAAGCGAAAGTCTATCCTATTGTTGAGTTAACAGAATAACAGTCGGTAAGGATTACTACGATACTAGGTAATATTAATATGTCTTATCATCACGATATGCCTTCAAACGGTGatgaaacaagtaaaagggGTTTGAAGCCAATTGCGGAGGGCAcatgtttccctttttatcacTTACACACGATGTAAACCTTTTCATAAACTCGAAAGAAtctgatttaaattttgttcctATTACATTTTAGTTTTCAGAAAGTCAGTGGTCGACAATCATGAATAACATTCACTTGTGGGCTATTCTAGTTGCCCATTTGGGACATAGTGTAGTGTTCAGCAGCCTTTGTGCTGTAGTAAGACGGACAacataagttgtggtgtagtaggtaGGATCCACATAGTACAAAGAGCAGCCTTGCTGTAGTAACTTGGGGCAGCGTAGAATTTCGGGGCTTCAGTGTAGTAGGTCGTCTCAGCGTAAAAAGATGGAGCAGCTGCGGTAAAGTATGTTACGGGCTACGTAATACTGGGCGCCTCTGCAGTGGTGTAGTACAACGCACTTGTCGTGTAGCTCGGAGCAGAGCAATATATTGAGGCCTCAATGTAGTAAGCCGGAGAAGCGTAGATTGTAGTGTAATACTACGAGCGCGAATAGCCATTAGTATAAGTACACTAAAGGACGAAGAGGCGTGTAACAACGAGGGATACGAGTGAGCGAACCAAGAGgtagtagaaaataaaaaaaagaacgtgataAAGTGGGCGATACCAGTGAGCGAACTAAAAGGCAATGGGAAGAAAAGTGGGAGATACGagtgagtgaaataaaaggcaatgggaaaaaaatcgtGCGATTCCTCCTATAGCTGGCGATTGAGGTAGGGTTTAAtagtcgtttgatttttagttGGGAGGAAAAGGAGGAAACTTAGGCAGCGGCCATCATTATTAtcatattaaaaattattatcattattagaaaaaaacaagagaagaagtaaagtaataaaaaacgagATTACGTCATAGctgtttttcattattagTTTATTTCAGCAAATTCGCTATTTAATACCAAGGTTTGTTGAAAGAGGAACCTTGGACTCTacacttaaaattttaatcgtaaACCGATAATCGAACATGAACAATAATTTTGATTAGTTACTATATTAAGCACTTTTTTAAGTGTTTATCTCTCCGTCCGTTTCTGCTCAATATCCAGCATGGTTTCACATCATGTTGCACCTACATATAATTCAGTCGTATCCCAGTACTATTCCACAACAAATCAACGCCGAGCACCCAGCTTCGACGCAACAACCCAATTTCATGAAgaactaaataaaatttcagacGAACACGTTTGCTAGATGCTATTAGTTTTATATGTACACGTTTTTACACCGAAAGCAACAGAGGCGTAAGGCATAGAATAAATGACTTTGAATTATTTACTCAACTGAGGTTTCATTAATTTAGTAGATCTGGTAGCCCTTGCCGTTGAAAGGGATATGGACAGGGGCGACTGGAAGttcgtattcgtggacgggagaAACGGGAAAGTGTTCTCATTTGGGCTGGAAACCGGCTTCATCAGCGGCCCAGgtcaaaaagaatttttggccttcaggagaaacccagtaagaggatcctttattggtgttgcctaggatttcaccgtacgattctttgccgtaggaatcgtaggtgactccttgcatcttcttctgggcCTAAGACTCTTCACGAGTTGGTAGCCAGACTGGCCGTAGCTGTAGGTGAATAGAatagaatttaatttttaaaaatatgaatacTTCTAACCATACGTTGGTGAGTATAAGGTAATGCGCctacctccattggctgctgccatcgaggttgcgctcgtcagattggctaGTGATGGTAACGtcggcgtatttgttatccttgttgtagcttggagcagggtaggctggtgcgggaTAAGCTGTTACAGGGTAGGTTGATGAAGGGTATtttggtgcagggtagcttAGGGCAGGATAGCTGGGAACTTTGTATACCGGTTTGAAGCTGGATGGTATGGCGGtagcaacagccaaaaaatgCAGCGACAAAGAACTGTCGGGGAATCCCGGTATTAGTTTAAagttcgaatttttttccactaaaagaagaattaaaaataaaagccttACCAGCTTCATGTTGAACTTTggacaaaaatattaaaaacatgtcCGATAAATTATATCTGTATATCGAACGCatggtgtaaatataaatgcaatcaacgtaagcaaaatgtcttttatttctataacGTATTGAACAACTTATTtacacgttttgttttcatagaTGGTCATGCAAATATTTGTGGTAAGGAGCTTGTGGACGTCGTTTATGGAATCACACACTACTCTAACTCTTTCGGTtcggtaaaatttttgttattgacaACTATAACATTATTaaacaatcataaaaaatatttttgaagtttAATTTACCTGTAACGTGAGAAAAGAGTGGGTTTGGTCGTCATATCCGTATTAATCCACCGTTTATAATTCATGTGGACacctaatttccatttagagttTATAGCGTTTGTTTTCCATGGAACCAGCCAGCGTGGTCACAGTCCATCGTTATTTTACCTAGTCCGACCTTTGCGTCACTCTTTCCAGCCATTCCCAGACCTGCCATTAGAATTAGATAAGCATTAGTAAGGCACATACGCGCAGTAACGGCGCTagcgaaccaacaccgttaccaaacataaattgttttatcaagtcttttatactgtaAAATAGATGATCTAACTATCACTGATAAAAGGCTGCGGTCATTATGGCGCAAGCTtacgtttaatgttaaatttaggaaaaaaattaacaaaattgggaattttaatcaatgaactttattctttacttCCTTTAATGTCTTCTGgatagaatttcttttacgcTAGAAAAATAACTACATGCGAAAAAAGCCATAATAGAAAAGTCGGATGGTGTAATCACGGGTCGTGATTGGATCGTGTCCCGCCGTAAGACCGGCAAGCTTCTCCTCGGTCGTCACTAGGTGGCACGTGACTAGCACGCATAACTAAATCTTGCCAGTCCTGAAATTGCACCTGTCTTGCAACGTTGGCAATATAATCAGAGAAAACGTGATTAGCAGCTTGGTTGATTTAATTTGTGTGTGAAACCGGTCACCTTCGTCGCTTTGTTTTCGACGAATGGAAATGACGGGAATCGGTGGAAACGAAGGTAATAACTGCACTGGCTACGTCATTCTTCTACAAGTAAAGAAGTTCCATGCGTAtaatgaaacatttgtttaGTCTACTCAGATAATTAGCTTTTACGGAAATCAAAACATAATTTGCGTTTATTTCTCATCAGTAAATTACACTTGGATGTATTGTTCATGCCATTCAAATTTCACGTAAGGAAAATTTACAACTTAGTAACCGGGTCCAGTGCGTGAATAAGGGAGAGCAGGcgcaactgggagctcgtattcatgaacgggggcgacgggcaagtggtcacctttgggctggaatccagcatcatcagcggtccatgtcaaaatgaatttctggccttcaggagaaacccagtaagaggatcctttgttggtgttgcctaggacCTCACCGTATGATTCTTTGCCGTAAGAATCATAGGTGATTCCTTCCATCTTTTTCTGAACCTGAGACTCTTCGcgggtggtgtagtcagactgggcatagctatcggtagaaataataaaaaatttttaatggttatttttagttcttaaaatgatgagtataaagtatgaaatagattcacctccattggctgctgccatcgagattgcgctcgtcagattggctggtgatggtgataccaagcgtatttgttatccttgttgtagctgcaggctggtcgcgaggcaatatgtactacttagtacataatcgcgcctacagttttctatatggagaaagtgtgcgttgtcgccactagggccttgatttggttgctttagtggttaaaccactaaagttaaaccagttaaacaataatgcgtgtagcgcatgtcttttaaattaatgaaattacttaaaataacatgaattcgtttgatgtaaatttttccaatgaggtaatatgtacaatataaatactaatatataAGTTACAATTATACatagatatttatatatattactattatatatgtacgatactattatacatataaaatactataatatatattatatatatttattctgcttatataatgaatatgtacaatttgtgtggtaattgaaataaaaaatataaaagaaatttttttaattatttgtcagctaaattaattgcaataattagttgattaattacagtaaatagctcttggtaagggctatctatttttgtgtaattgttattaacattttcaaagggaaaaaatcttaaaggcaaaatgtgtttttgttgtttttcgatctaaggttctaatggacgcaactgataaaaacaaaaaatttatgttacgcttaaacttttccttttctgaaaatttaacataactttcatagaattagatagttcttgataagagctatcgattgatgcaaaatttgtcaattttgactgtttattttcctcataaataattattaagggatttcatgattttagaaaggggagggggtgtgtgaaaaagacgaaactttgcattgattgtttgatgcttagccttcgtcaaaacacgaaatcattataatatttttgtttgtggtgattccaggaacaagttgttataaACGTTTATTTTTAGGATGCATTATTtaatcccaaaaattacgtttgaaaagtggtttttgataaaccattatggcggccatttttttaccgcgccaagttcaaattttaaaagggtaaataagtgtaaaaaattgtaattataagtacatatttacattttgtttgtgtttagAGAATTTCAGTATTCtgtcttagatagaaaatcttaaACAGAGTTGAAACTAGCTCACCGAAACGTGAGCTTAGCTCAAGCTCTTCGCTCATGGCTAAAAAGTGAGCGGAGCTCAAGCTCaagctcgtaaaaaaaaatttgagctcCGCTCAAGCTCACGTTCACTCAAGctcatttttaaacaattatttaaaaaataaaactagtaAGTGCCaactagggctcggccccgatcgtctttgatcggggcaaaccgcggtttttcattttaaaatcgtcaaaccgtcggttcggtttagacatttttgactgcggtttggttttcggtttgcaactgggcataaccggtttgaaccgccattaaatttttttttgaaattttactgaaattccaaattaactaattatcactaattgtttCGAGCGTAGTGGCGGTCAACaacttgttataaatcaaatttccgatcagacttACCGCcatcgcgatcgaaaaattggtcgatcttcgccatctagcgacaaatcCATCAAGCTCAAGCCAGCCTGCTTTTCAGTTTAAACTTCAAGATTGGACCTTGTTTGACATGTTTAATTTCTTGtaaaaactttaaattttggttCATAGATTGCGTTCTGTGAGCTTCTCGCTCATGGACCAAAAGCTCACGCTCAAGCtcacgttttttaaaaagagcgCGCTCAAGCTCAAAGCTCACCAAATGAGTGAGCGCGCTCACGAAAAACTCAAGCTCACGCGAAGCTCGTTTCAACTCTGCATTTGGCAATCACTTGAAGTGCCAAAATTCCTCCCAATCCACACAGAAAAGCGTATCCTTCAGAATTGATAAAAGAACAGTTAgcaaattgtctttaaaaacatttgctaaCACGTCAAGAGTTGTTTGAGTTGTTTGTGTGAAAACGAGGAATATTGGGTAACCATTTACCACCAAGAATCCCATCGATaccttaaaaaagaacaagtaagTATTTGCTGAAACGTACATGTTAATGAAACTGTTCGTTGAACTCACCAATTGTGTGGAGTGGAAATTTCTGCTTCATTTTGGGATCATTTTGGCTCGGGAGCCACAACATCAATAGGAATACAAAATACCTTTTGGGCCCTAATTCAACCAAACAGCtttaaaaggtattttaaaatgatattAACCGAGGCATATTGAATTGAACGTTACCTCCAAATAATGcacaatgtttaaaaatactttttgttgctgtttctTTTACCCTTTTACTTACGTTGCTGTTTCACTCGCGCCCCTTTCGCCAACTGAATCGAAGTTTAGCATCGACAGGTTAGCCAATgtttgccatatttttttgctgtttttttaagtaattcGCAATTAGTATTTGAAACAGACTTTACAAACTTAAAGTAATATTTAAACTATCTCCGTGTAAAAAACTGCTTCAATAATGAAAGTTgttctataaaaggattttttaGAAGAAACCATTCACCGGTGTTTAGGGAAAGACTACTAAAATtgcaaataatggtagtttcgACTTACCAATTTTCGCATGCGGTTTCAGAATTTCAGCCAGTCATTGTTGAGTTGTATATGTGTATCAGGCTAGGAAaggataggcaacggttcgagtgctggcattgttactataagtttaagggcattgagacttgtcacctcaatgggcacaggtatcgggattggtttcacagtgtcgtcgtgaaaccaattgtctggccatggtcagtggaccttcagttagatgaatatcttagtcgggacataggccgactaggattagaaatacTTTAGAAAGAGTTATTTAactattatttaaattatggGGTGTGTTACTTTTCCATGCGTGATGAATTGCTTTGTTTCTTCACTCCACTTAATGCTTTTaataattcttttcatttttttgaaCTGAACTTTTTTTAAGCCttactaatttctttttttctttgtgggtTTCAAAAGGGGGCTTTATCcgacaattttttaaactgtttttACCAGCCGCTCTAATGCTTCTGTTATTTCTTAATTACTCTTTTTGGCCATTgatctttgtttttgtcttagttaattttcttttatcgcgAACGTTGATAAGGGGTTTTGGCCAACGATGTTTTAATCAGTTCTTCAGGACGCTTAAAAGCTTTAACTATTTCTAATTATTGTTTGGCAATTGCTCTTTGCCTACGCTTaattcaattaattttttttcttggtgttGACAGGGTGCTTTGTTAAACGATTCTGAAGAGGAGTCCCCACCTCCAACTTCTTTGCCCCTGCCGTCTCGTATAGGTAACTACTAAATAAAATTCACATAAAACCTTACCTTACCAAATCTTTTCTATTAGAATTCCCAGTTCCGCTTACAATTTTAAACTAACgctaattttgtttattttttactagGCACACCAGTTGAGCGTTCGTCAAATTCATTACTTGATTTTCTACCTTAAAGGGTTGCAATACTAATGTATGTACTAACAAGGAAAAGAGGTTGAGAATGAATAATGGTAGTATATACTATTCAAACTTATATATACAGTTCTTATGttttggatttttattttgtttgtttgtttgttttgtagaCTGTAGAGGAAATCATTGGTCATCAAGTATTTAAATGCTTCTGAAAATCACATTCCACCCATTTCAAACAGCCCATCATTGAAATGTAATGGAAACTGTGATAACAATAGACTGCTCAGAACTTCGGAAAACATGATGGTAAATCTATTAAAAGTATAATGGGTACAGTGATAGATTTAAAGAGTGTctaatatttttcattatagGGGCCGCGAAAAGGCCACAACCAATAATAACAGAACTGAATGCCATCAAGGTGATTGGCTTTACTGCGTAACtgcaaagaaaagagaaaaataatgcGAGGGTTGTTTAATTTTATGCAATTCATTggtgtttttttctcgtttgaagTAAACAGTAAAATGTTATCTTGCGGTATTTATGTCATCATTCtcaatacaaagaaatttcttgTAACAatgcaattgttttgttttacttaatTCATTACTCAGTTCTTGGGAGCGGGGGAGGGGAGGATTAGAAGAGCCATCTGTAGTCAGGAATGCTTTCAGCTAGCAAACATTAGTCTGCTCATGAACCCTCaacttctttcttcgtttccgttatttgccattttggaattattttaattggtAAAACAAAGGTATTTTTGCATAATTGATACATGTCCACGGCTTGTCCTTTTCCCGCCCAGCAGGACGTCCCTCGGATATCAATCGGCATATTCCCGGGAGGTCTTCCAATATTCAGTCGGTATCCGAAGGACATCCAACTCGGAGGTCAGGCAGTTCCACGGATGTCCGTAAGATGTCACCGTTATCCAACTAGGATATACCACGGATGTCCGTGGGACCGaattgtgctatgtgggaATGCACCTGTTACCAATAATGGTTCCATTGAGACAAGAGAGTTTCCGCTATCTTCTGCGCAATCACTTCTGGAATTTTGTTTGCAAATACCTGCTACGTCGCAAACAGTTGTTATCTCTTCACCGCCGAGCCGCGATACATCTCAAAGTAAAGTAACAAAACGTCCGGTTGCTGTGGGAGTTAATGGTCCAGCTTCTTCGCCATCGGTTACTTCACCGCCAATCTCCCTAATTCCATTGGCGAAGGCGCCCCAAGGTGTTCTTGTTAAAACGGCTCAGGGGACTTttatgaaattaaagaatagcGAGGTAAAACAGTTAACTTTCCATGttttaagcaaaaagaatGACTGAAGAACAACTAAATATTTAGGTCCTTATTCCCTTTATCTCCAAAGTGGCCCCGGCACCAGGACTCAAGAAATTATAATTTACCtcaatgaatgtaattctaaacTTTGTTGTTACCCAGAGGATAAAATccagaaataaaagatgaatGATTCAAAGATTTTTAGATCTTTTATTAatctttaaaaacagaaaacctaCCTCATAATACACAAGCAACTCCTTTACCCTTGTAAACcaatattaaaaacattaaacaatACAGTACATTCCATAAAATAATGATCTACCTTTGGGACCTTTCTTCTGTTCTTGAAATAAGGTCCAGCTATCAAGTATCATGGCTTATTATGTCTCCACATAAGAATGCTTCATTAGTTCTTACGCACGACAGCTAGTACATCTGTGTTATATAAAACGAGAATTAGTGAGGGAATTGCAATCATTGACAATTTTTTACTTACAGTCCTGAACAAACAGTCACGGGTTACCAGTACTCTAGGCAGGTCCAGTGTCAGATTGGAAAGCACTTGAAGTGCCTGGTTGTTCCATCGCATCAGTAATGTtacatatttaaaacaaaaccaaacattactttaaaaatgagTTGACTTGAATTGTGATTTCTTGTTCGGCTTCTTTGTAGGACAGCGAGTAGATCTGTGTTATCTAAAACGAGAATTTGTGAGAGAATTGCAatcattgataattttttacttagTCCTCAACAAACGGACAAAGGTTATCTGTATTCGCAGCAGGTCCAGCATCAGATTGGAAAGCACTTGAAGTGCCTGGGTATTCCATCGCAGCAATGTTACCTATTGAAAACAACCAAACGTTACTTTAAAAATGGGTTGATAAGTAGTGTTAGTTAGTGTTAGTTATACTTGATATAGTGTCGACCGAAGGCTGTTTGCACCTGACGTTATCGATCACAAATAGCTTTTTAACTCGAAGCCCAGTCGATTTGCTTGGGATCtgttgttttatatatttttttctacactTTTTCGGTCCTCTTTCCTCCCATACTACGACTCGCTTCCTGCTTTTAgattccattttgaaaattacacGATTTCTTCTCTTGGGTTTCACTGCtacgaaattaaaaatgtcaCTTAAATGTccaaatgtcaaaacaaatcacTGAAGCGTCACTtaagcagacgaaattcaaatgtcaaagCCGACATACAGGCAATTGCGCTCAACAGGAATAAGGGCATCAGTTAGAAGAGACTTCGAAAAACCCGTCACCTAAGCCAACTGTCTGGCTCAATGCAAGAGCCAAACA
Proteins encoded:
- the LOC132088555 gene encoding pupal cuticle protein Edg-78E-like, with translation MEGITYDSYGKESYGEVLGNTNKGSSYWVSPEGQKFILTWTADDAGFQPKGDHLPVAPVHEYELPVAPALPYSRTGPGY